From the Candidatus Palauibacter australiensis genome, the window TCGACGACCTGGGCGGACCCCGGCCGACGCGCGAACGACTGCTGACGGTCTACTACGACACGCCGGAGGGCCATCTCCGGCGTCGCGGTTTCGCCATCAGAATCCGGAGCGGAAGCGGCTTCCGGGAACTCACGCTGAAGAGGGATGAGGGGGACGGGCTGACCCGCGGCGAGTGGACGTCGCGCCTTCCGCTCGCGACCCGCGAGGATGAGACGCTGCGGGCCCTTCGACTCCCTCCCGACGCTCCCGTCAACGACCTCGGGATCGCGGATGCCGGCGCGTTGCGCCCCACCTTCCTGACGGACATCGAGCGCACGAAGAAGGAGGTCCGGACGGGCGACGCCCGGGTGGAGGTGTCGCTGGACACGGGGCGGATCTCGGCGGGCGAACGCGAGGCGCGGATAGCCGAACTGGAGTTGGAACTGCTGAGCGGGCCGGTGGAGGACGTGCTTACGGGGGCACGCGCGCTCTTGGAGAAGCGTCGCCTCAGGATCGGAACGCGCTCCAAGGCCGCGCAGGGCACGGATCTGCTTCTCGGCACGTCGCCGCCCGCCGTCCGAGCGACCCGGGTGAAGCTCTATCCGGCCGATTCGATCGATGGGGCGCTCGCAAAGGTCGTCCGCGCCGCGTCCATCCACGTGACGGGGAATCTCGCCCCGGTGCTGGAGACCGGCGATCCCGAAGGCATCCACCAACTGCGCGTCTCCCTGCGGCGGCTACGCTCTGCGCTCCGCTTCCTGAAACCCCATCTCGGATCCCGTGCCGCCGCCCTGAACCGCGAGGCCCGGCGAGCGCTCAAGCGGCTGGGTCCGGCGCGCGACCTCGACGTCTTTCTGCTCGAAACGCTGCCTCCCGTGATCGAAGCGAACCCCGGAGTGTCCTCGCTGCCAAGGCTCCGCGGGGCCGCCCGGGAACGGCGAGACGCGGCCCACGAATCCGCGCGGAGGTTGATCCGGGGCCGGCGGTTCAACCGGTTCGTCCTGGACCTGCTGCGGGTGGCGCACGGCGGCGGCCTCGTCGTGCGGGACGCGGACGAGCCGCTCCCGAAGACCGCGAGGCGCAGGCTGAACGAGACATACCGGAGCCTGATGACGGCGGGGAGCGGCTTCGATCGCCTCACCGAGCCGGAGCGCCACCGGGTCAGGATCGCGCTCAAGAAGCTCCGCTACGCGTGCGACTACTCCCGAACCCTCTTCCCCGGCCCGGCGGTGGACACCTGCCTCCGACGTCTGTCGGCGCTGCAGGACGACCTCGGCCGCCTTAACGACGCATCGGTCGCCCGGCTGATCTCGCAGGAGTTGGCCACGGCCGATCCACTCGCGGCGGAGGGAGCGTCGCGGGTCGGCGACTGGTACGACCGGTGGGCGCGCGAGGCGGAGCCCGGCCTGATCGAATCCTGGCGTACCTTCGTCGCCACGGAACCGTTCTGGTAGCTCGTCCGCCCA encodes:
- a CDS encoding CHAD domain-containing protein, with the translated sequence MRATVEVEVKLAGSAAELSAAFDDLGGPRPTRERLLTVYYDTPEGHLRRRGFAIRIRSGSGFRELTLKRDEGDGLTRGEWTSRLPLATREDETLRALRLPPDAPVNDLGIADAGALRPTFLTDIERTKKEVRTGDARVEVSLDTGRISAGEREARIAELELELLSGPVEDVLTGARALLEKRRLRIGTRSKAAQGTDLLLGTSPPAVRATRVKLYPADSIDGALAKVVRAASIHVTGNLAPVLETGDPEGIHQLRVSLRRLRSALRFLKPHLGSRAAALNREARRALKRLGPARDLDVFLLETLPPVIEANPGVSSLPRLRGAARERRDAAHESARRLIRGRRFNRFVLDLLRVAHGGGLVVRDADEPLPKTARRRLNETYRSLMTAGSGFDRLTEPERHRVRIALKKLRYACDYSRTLFPGPAVDTCLRRLSALQDDLGRLNDASVARLISQELATADPLAAEGASRVGDWYDRWAREAEPGLIESWRTFVATEPFW